Below is a window of Shewanella khirikhana DNA.
CTGGTTTTTAATTATCCTTCCTATGTGCGCGGTTATCGCAAGTTTCACCACTCTGAAAATCGCCCTGGATAACTCAGACTCATTGGTCGCCGAGGAGTATTACAAAAAAGGCAAGGCCATCAATATGGACCTGTCGAAAATCCAATATGCACGCCAACTTGGCATGCAGTTTTTACTGAAGGTAAAAGACGGCAGCATCACCATAGAACAGCACGGCGGCCCTGCCTATGCCGCAGCGCTCGACACCCGTTTCTACCACCCCACCATTGCCGAGCGTGACTTTGACAAGATGCTGACTCAGGATGCATCCGGGCTGTATCGCATCACTCCGGAGAAAGAGATTTCCGGTTTCTGGGAAGTGCGCATCGAGAGTTTCGACGGCAAGTGGCGTCTGCAAAAGCGTCTGGAACTTGCTGAGGGCAAAGAGCACTGGCTGAACTGAGTCAGATATGTCACAGCAACCGTGTTTCCACTGCAATGAGCCGGTTCTGACCGGCAATCAATTCATTACCCGCATCGATGGCAAAGATGAAATCATGTGTTGCCCCGGCTGTCAGGCCGTTTCCCAGGCCATTGTCGATGCGGGCCTGCTCTCCTATTACACCTATCGCACCGAGCCAGGCAGCCGCCAAACGGCGCTGGTGCCGGAAAGCCTGAACCATTACAGCGCCTACGATCTGCCGGAAGTACAGCAGGACTTTGTGCATGGCCGCGATGGCTTGGACGAAGTGACTCTGAGTATTGATGGCATTACCTGCGCTGCCTGCGCCTGGTTGATTGAGCATAAACTGCAGCACGTCGAAGGCGTGGAGCGCATTCAGGTTAACTCCACCACCCAGCGTGCCTTTATTCGCTGGCAACCTGGCAAAATCAAACTGAGTGAATTGCTGTCTGCCATTGGCAGCATTGGCTATTCGGCGGCGCCGTTTCAACTTGACGATCAGGAAGTAGTCGCCAAACGCAACACCCGCCGCTTTTTGCTGCGGCTTGGGCTGGCAGGCTTTGCCACCATGCAGGTGATGATGTTTGCCCTCGCCCTGTACGCGGGCTACTTCACCGACCTTGAAACCGAGTTTCGTGATTATTTTCGCTGGGTCAGCATGATATTTGCCGCCCCGGTGGTGTTCTACTCAGCGCAGCCATTTTACTTCAGTGCCATCCGCGCCATATTGAGCGGCAAGCTGAATATGGATGTATCTGTGTCGATTGCGATTTGCGGCGCCTATATCGCAAGCTGCGTTGCCACCATCAATGGTACCGGCGAGGTGTACTTCGAGTCGGTGTCCATGTTCACCTTCTTTTTGCTGTTGGGACGCTATTTCGAACAAAATGCCCGCCAAAAGGCTTCGGTCAGCTCCAGTAACCTGCACAAGTTAGTGCCGCTTACGGCAAGCCTGGTAACAGATTCAGGCGTTGAAGAAATCCCGGCCAAGAAGCTGGCAGTTGGTGATGTGATTTTGGTGAGTCCCGGTGACGTGATTGCCGCCGATGGTGCAGTGGTCGATGGTCTCTCCGGAGTTAACGAGTCCATGCTTACCGGCGAGCAGTTACCCATCGCCAAAGGCATTGGCGCTGAGGTCTATGCCGGTACCATTAACCTCGAGCAGCCGCTTAAGGTTAAAGTAACAGCCACCGGCCAGGATCAGCTGGTCGCCGAAATCATTCGCCTGCAGGAAATGGCCTCCAATGCCAAGCCCGCAATCGCCCTTACCGCCGATAAGTTAGCCCGCTATTTCTCTGCCACTATTCTGACCATTGCCGCCATTACCTATGTGGTGTGGCGTCAGTTTGCACCGGAAGATGCTTTTTGGGTCACACTATCAGTGCTGGTTGCCACCTGCCCCTGCGCCCTCGCGCTGGCAACGCCTACCGCGGTGACCTGTGCGACAGGGCTTTTCACCCGCCTTGGGATTATTTCAAGAAACGGCAGCGTATTTGAAAAGCTGCCCAGGCTAAACCAAGTGGTGTTCGATAAGACAGGCACTTTGACCTGCGGCCATTTCAGTCTTGGGGAGGTGAAGCTCTTCTCAGAAATGGATAAAGACCAGGCACTTGCCATCGCCTCGGCGCTGGAAAAAGGCTCGCTCCATCCCATCGCAAAACTGTTCAGTCAGTTCCCTACTAAGTTCAGCGCCGCAGAACCTGCTACCCAGGTGGGCTTTGGTGTCTCCGGCTTGATTGATGGCAGCCGTTATTACATAGGCAGCGGTGAATATCTGGAGGTTGCAGTCGCAAGCAAACTCACAGGCCAATGGGTGTACCTTGGCAATGACACTGGTCTTATCGCCGCCTTTGAAATTCAGGACAAACTCAGGGACGATGCCAGGCACACCTTAGATACTCTGCGTGCATCCGGTCTTGGCGTCAGTATTGCCAGTGGTGATACCTCGTTGCACCTTAGCAATGTGGCCAACACCCTCGGGGTCAACGATGTACATGGCGGCCTGAAACCCGCTGATAAGCTTGCCTTTATCGAAAAGCATCGCAGCGAGGGCAAAGTCGTGGCCATGTTTGGTGATGGCATCAACGATGCCCCTGTGCTCGCTGGCGCCGATTTGTCGGTTGCCATGGGCAGCGGCAGCGCGGTGGCGAAGAACAGCGCCGACCTGATTTTGCTTGGCGATCACCTGAGCCGCTTTATCGATGCCGTCACCATTGCCCGCAGCACCAATCGCATTATTCGACAGAATTTGGCCTGGGCTCTGGGGTACAATGTGTTTATTCTGCCCCTCGCCGTTACCGGCCATGTGGTGCCCTATATTGCCGCTATCGGCATGTCTGCCAGCTCACTGATTGTGGTCGGCAACAGTTTAAGGCTGCTGAGGTTAAAGCCATGAGCATAATTTACGTACTTATCCCTATCGCCATGTTATTTGTGCTCATTGCCGTTGGGGTATTCTTTTGGGCGGTACGCTCTGAGCAGTTTGATGATTTGGACCGCCAGGGCGCATCCATTCTGTTTGAAGAAGATAAACCTAACAAAGCTGTCAAAGCTCACAGCGACAATCCCGCTGACAAAGACAGTAACGCGGAATCCCAGTGATGGAATACAACCTGCTGGGTGCTCTGGTGGTTGGTCTGATGGGGGCTGGCCACTGTTTTGGTATGTGTGGCGGCCTGGTAGGCGCCTTTTCGAGTCAAATTCCGGCGCCCCAGCGCCATCAAAATCCCCTTGCCCATCGCCTCAGTTTTCTGCTTGCCTATAACTTGGGCCGCGTCGGCAGTTACACCTTGGCGGGAGCGCTGGCAGGCGGCCTTACCGGCGGTCTGGCGTTTTTGTTTGATGCCCAGTCACTGCTGCTGGTCATGCGCTTCGTTGCCGGGGTGATGATGATTGTCCTTGGCCTCTATATCGCCAAAATCTGGGCAGGTGTTACAGCGCTTGAAAATGTTGGCCGGGTGCTCTGGAAACGCCTTGAACCCGTTGGCAGACGAATGCTGCCCCTGGATACCCAGCTTAAGTCATTCAGTGCCGGCGCTGTGTGGGGATGGCTGCCCTGTGGTCTGGTGTATTCAACCTTAACCTGGTCAGTGGCCAGCGGCAGTGCGCTGCACGGCGCGCTGATTATGCTGTGTTTTGGCCTGGGAACCCTGCCCGCGCTGCTCAGTGCCGGAATAGCCGCGAAGACCCTCGCCAACTGGTTGCAAAATCGCACCGTCAGGTGGTTAAGTGGGGCGCTGCTCGTAGCCTTTGGGCTGCAAACTCTATATATTGGTGTCGCTCAGCTCGGCTAGCCCGGCAAGTGCATTTGAGTTAACATGTAGTTAATAAAAAGGTTTGGGATCACACAATGCCAATAGAACAAAATAAACTCCGCCGTCCCGCTGCTACAGGTTGCACCATTCATTGTCATGATTGCAGCATGGGAACGCTGTGCATTCCTTTTACGCTTAACTCAAATGAGCTTGACCAACTCGACAACATTATCGAGCGCAAAAAACCGATTCAAAAAGGCGAACAGATTTTTAAGTCCGGCGATTCATTGAAGTCACTGTATGCCATCCGCTCCGGCACCATCAAAAGCTACACCATTACCGAACAAGGCGATGAACAGATCACCGGCTTCCATCTTGCCGGCGACGTGATTGGCTTTGACGGTATCCATGCACAAACCCATCAAAGTTTTGCCCAGGCTTTGGAAACCTCTATGGTGTGTGAAATCCCATTCAACACCCTCGATGATCTTTCTGGCTCCATGCCCAAACTTCGTCAGCAAATCATGCGCTTGATGAGTAATGAAATCATGTCCGATCAGGAAATGATCCTGCTGCTCAGCAAGAAGAACGCCGAAGAGCGCCTGGCTGCCTTTATCGCCAATCTGGCTACCCGCTATGGCAATCGTGGTTTCTCCCAGCGCGAGTTCCGCCTGACCATGACCCGTGGTGATATCGGCAATTACCTCGGCCTGACCGTGGAAACCATCAGTCGCCTGCTGGGCCGGTTCCAGAAGTCAGGTTTGATTGAGGTTAAGGGCAAATACATTACCATTCTCGATTTTGCCGGGCTCAATTCACTTGCTGGCAATGCGCGTATCGCAAGATAATCGCAAGTGATTGATCCAAAACAAAGCAACGCCCAGTCGCTCGTTCATCATAGGAAGTGAAACCAAGCCAATTTCAGGAGGCAGCCATGAAGGATTATCAGAAGTTATTGGTCGTGATTGACCCCACAAACGATCGTCAGGTGGCTCTTGAACGTGCGGTGGAGCTAGCCGCCAAAAACCAGGGCAGCATCACCGTCTTTCTGTCGATTTTCGACTTCTCCTACGAAATGACCTCTATCCTCTCTGCCCATGAGCGCGAAGCCATGCGTAAAGGGGTAATCGATCAGCGTGTGGCCTGGCTTGGTGACATCCTTACCCCTTATGTAAACAAAGGCCTTGAGATCGAAACCAAGGTGGTGTGGCACAACCGCCCCTTTGAAAGCATTATCAATTTTGCCATTGAAGGTGAGTTCGATGTCATCATCAAGGGCACCCACGAGCACGATAAGTTAAAGGCCGTTATCTTCACCCCAACTGATTGGCACCTGATGCGTAAGGCGCCGGTACCGGTTTTGCTGGTGAAAGAGCACGACTGGCCGGTTGACGGTAAAATCCTTTGCGCCGTCAACGTCGCCACAGAAGATCCTGAGCATCAGCAGCTCAATGGCAAAATTATCGAGCATGCCAAAGCGCTTGCCGCGCAATTTAACGCCCATGTACATCTGGTGAACGGCTACCCGGGCACACCGGTAAACCTTGCCATTGAACTGCCCAACTTCGACGCCCACAGCTATAACGAATCTATTCGTCTGCAACACGAGCAGCGGGTGCAGTATCTCGCTGGCGCCTATGGCATTAATCCAGACCATTGCCATGTGAAAGAAGGCCTGCCAGAAGATGTGATCCCCGAGCTTGCCGTGGCGCTGGATGCTGAGCTTGTGATCCTTGGTACCGTTGGCCGCACCGGCTTTTCTGCCGCGCTGATAGGCAACACCGCCGAGCACGTCATCGACAGTCTCAACTGTGATTTGCTGGCCATTAAGCCCGACGGATATAAATCTCCGCTTGTGGAAGGCTAAGGCTTTACCCTAAGCCACTAAGCTGGAATAATACGCGCCCTGAAACCTAGGTTACCGGGCGCTTTTTTATGTCTGACGTTGTAATGTCTGAAATCCAGCAAGACGAACTTTCCAAAAAACAGATCACTCGCCTCAATAAGCTGCAAAAGCGGCTGCGTCGCGAAGTTGGCAGCGCTATTGCCGACTACAACATGATCGAAGAAGGCGACCGGGTGATGTGCTGCCTGTCCGGCGGCAAAGACAGCTATGCCATGCTGGATATTCTGATAAACCTGCAACAGCGCGCCCCTGTGTCGTTCGAAATCGTTGCGGTAAACCTGGATCAGAAGCAACCTGGGTTTCCTGAGCACATTCTGCCAGCCTACCTCGACAGCCTTGGGATCCCTTATCACATCCTTGAGAAAGACACTTACTCTATCGTTAAGGATAAAATCCCTGAAGGCAAAACCACCTGCTCTTTGTGCTCTCGCCTGCGTCGCGGCACCCTTTATGGTTTTGCCCAGCGGATCGGCGCCACAAAAATAGCCCTGGGTCACCACAGAGATGACATCATAGAAACCCTGTTTCTGAACATGTTCTACGGTGGAAAGATGAAAGCCATGCCGCCAAAGCTGCTGTCTGACGACGGTGCCAACGTGGTTATTCGTCCCCTCGCCTATTGCCGCGAGAAAGACATCGAAGAGTACGCGCAGCTTAAAAACTTCCCCATTATTCCGTGTAACCTGTGTGGTTCACAGGAAAACTTAAAGCGTGCCGCCATTAAAGACATGCTTAAGCAATGGGACCGTCAGCACCCTGGCCGTATCGAAACTATCTTCACCGCCATGCAAAATACGGCGCCATCTCAAGGGGTTGACCGCGAGCAGTTTGATTTTGTGTCGCTTAAGCAAGATCCCAATGCCGAGTTCCGTGGTGATGTTGCCGAGGCTGATTTGCCCGCCTTCGACTTTATGGACGTCTCCAACAGCGGCCATATCGATTTGGACAAAGCGGCCAAGCCCGTGGGTGAGCGCATTGATATTGTGTCTACCTTCACGCCCTAATTAGCGCAGAAATAGCTGATATAAAAAAGCCCGCATGATGCGGGCTTTTTTGTTTTTACGGCCGTATTTAAGGGCGCTACTCACCCACTAACACAATCAATTCGCTGCGCTGACTAAGGCTTGTTACGGCCTTACACCGAGTTATTGAGCGCGGTTAAACCAGGGGCTGACCACAGCTGCCGCTTTGCTGAATTTGAGGGTTTCGGTGGCGTCAATCTCATTACTGCCAAGAATAAACTCACCATTGACCACAGACTCAATACCATTGCGGCTGACCGTGGTTTCTGCTTCGTCGAACACAAACCGAATACCATCGGCAGGCTTGGCAAAGTACTTCATCGGGAAGCCCTGCAGTGCAGCTTGCAGGTCATCCATTTCCTGTTTCAAAGCACTCAGATCTGCGGCTGTATAGGCAGCTTTTGGCACTCGCTCTCGAATTTGCAGCGCCAGACCACAGCCTTCGGCATCGCCCTGAGTTTCGAGTTCCACCAGGGCGCGCATGGTTTTCAGCTCATCATCAAAAGGGATGTACAACCTTTGATCTTCAGTAAAGGTCAGCGGGAAGCGCTTGGTTTCTGTGGTAATTTCACCGCTGACAATCTTGCAGCCTTCAGTTTGTGGTACAGAAAATGTCAGCTCGACTCTTGGGTATTCGCCTCGATTTACCACCTTCAGGCGGTCATGGAACCCTGCGTACTCCAGCGATACCTTGCCGGCAAATCCGGGCATAGACAGCAACAGGCTAGACAGCAGACACAGCTTGATTGTCCGTTTCATCATTGGTTTCCAGATATTTTTGGTTATGCCGCAACATTTGCAGCAGTTCATCCACGTAGGCCTCACGGCGCTCGGAATAATTCAGCAGCCCATAAACCAGACTGGAGGCATCCGGCTCTTGCCCTTTCAGGCGCTGCTCGGCGCGAATGGCGCGAAACAGTTGATAAGCCGGATGGGTATTTAAATTGTTGATATAGGACGCGATGGCATCTTCCACCGTGTTAAAGACGGTGACTTCATGGCTCATATCCTGGCCGCGCGCCGAGGGCACAATACCGCAGCCCTTGCTGTAGCACCACTGACCAAACAGGTTCAACCCTTCTTTGGCAAAGCGCGAGCTGCCCCAGCCGCTTTCATTGGCTGCCTGCACCAGCACCAGCGACTCTGGCACTATGTCGATACGTTTTAAGAGCCGCTCTGCGGTTGCAAGCTCAGTGGCTTCCTCAATACCGTATTCAGCAGCCAACCTTGCCAGGGCTTTACTTTCTTTGCGCGAAAGGGCTTGACCGCTGTTCAGCTTTACGAGCATTCGGTTAACGTTTTCGCGCTTTTTCAGGGTGCTCTGGTTAATTTCCTGTACGATTGGGCGCAGAAAATCAAAAAAAGCGGCCTTTTTTTCGCCAACATCCTGATAGGTTTCGAAATCCGGCAACCTGGTTGTTTGTGACAAGGTTGGCAAGGTTTTCATGGTGTTACGAGGGGCGTCCATTTCCGGTATCAGGCTTATCCGTAGCAAAAAAATCGCAGTAAAACACAGGGCGAAAGCAAAAATAAGCGTAGATATCTTACCGGTTTTCAATAGTTTAATCCTGTTATTCAGGCGAAAGTATGTTCGCATCCGGCATTATATGTGATAAGGCTCCCATAGCAAAATTAATGGCTGTATAATCCAGCCGTTTTATCTAAACTATTGGGGTTTAGATTGCCCGACAAGGGGTGTCGGCGCTTTCAGTTATATGTCAGGGAAGTCGCAGATGGATATTTTGCAGCTTAACGATTATCGAAAAGTGGTCGCCATTGGCGGCGGTCACGGTCTTGGACGGGTACTTTCCAGCCTGTCATTTCTCGGTCCCAGACTCACAGGCATAGTGGCCACCACAGATAACGGTGGTTCCACAGGTCGCCTGCGAGCGCAGCATGACTGTATCGCCTGGGGCGACCTTCGTAACTGTTTATCCCAATTGGCCGACCGGCCATCGGTAGGTTCACTGCTGTTTGAGTACCGCTTCGAGGGCGAGACCGAGCTTGGTGGTCACAACCTTGGCAATCTTATTCTCTATGCACTGGATCAGTTGTGTGTACGACCACTCGATGCGGTCAATCTTATTCGCGGCATGCTGAAAATCGAGTGCAAGCTAATCCCCATGTCCGAACAGCCTACCCATCTGGTGGCGTTGGAAGCCTGTGGTAATCGGGTGTTTGGTGAGTTGGACGTGGACAGGCTTGAAAGCCACCCCATCGCGCTGTCGCTTGAGCCCATGGTCGAGCCGACTCAGGAAGCCTGCCAGGCAATTGAAGAAGCCGAACTCATCGTACTGGGCCCGGGCAGCTTTTTAACATCCACCCTGCCCGCTTTATTGCTGCCCAAAATCGCCGCTGCCATTCGCCGCTCAAAAGCCAAGGTTATCCTGATTGATAACCTGACCGCTGAAGTGTCGGCCGCCGCCAACCATCTTTCGCTCAAAGAGCGCATCGACTGGTGCCATCAACTGATTGGCAAACCGATGATTGAGCGGGTGTTGTGCCACGCCGATGAAGAACGTGTTGATGGCATTTGCCATTATTTACCACTTAAGAGCAAACATCACCGCGGTTTGCATGATACCCAGGCGCTGGCAAAAGCCATTATGTCGCCTATGGGTCGCAGCAGGTTGATTGCCTGAATCAGCAAAGACGAATTAACAACGGCAAATCAACAGTAACAAACAAAAAAGGCTGCCATCGCAGCCTTTTCTATTTTGGAACCTATGCTTGGCGATTTACGCGAGCACAGCTGCTATTGCCTTACAAATGGCGGGCATGTTGCTTTGGGTCATACCGGCCACGCTGATGCGGCCCGAGCCAACAATGTACACCCCATGTTCGTTTTTGAGCGCTTCAACCTGAGCTTTATTCAGGCCAGAGAAGCTGAACATTCCCATTTGGTGGCTGATAAAGGAAAAGTCCTGGGTCACGCCGGCGGCGGCCAGGCTTTCCACAAACAAGGTACGCATCTTGGCGATACGCTCACGCATTTCGGCGAGCTCCTGCTCCCACTGCGCCTTAAGCTCGGGACGGCTGAGGATGGTGCTCACAATCATGGCGCCGTGAGCCGGTGGGTTTGAGTAGTTTGCACGAATGGTGCGTTTGATTTGGCTGAAAGCAACTTTGGCTTCATCATTAGTGGCGCCTACCAGGGTCACAGCACCGATACGCTCGTTATACAGACCAAAGTTTTTTGAAAACGAATTGGCAATCAGCAGCTCAGGCACCATGGACGCCACCAGACGCAGACCTTCGGCATCTTCTTCAATACCACGGCCAAAGCCCTGATAGGCAAAGTCAAACAGTGGAATAAGACCTTTGGCAGCACACAGCTCACCGACCTTCTGCCACTGCTCGAGGGTCAAATCGATACCGGTTGGGTTGTGGCAGCAGCCGTGCAGCAGCACCAGGTCGCCTTCCACAGCAGCGTCCAGCGAGCTCAGCATGGCGTCGAAGTCGATACCATGTCTGGCCGCATCGTAGTAGCCGTATTCTTTTACAGTCAAACCGGCGGTTTCAAAAATGTTCTGGTGATTGGCCCAGGTGGGGTTACTCACCCAAATCACCCGGCTTTGGGTGTTACGAACCACAAACTCAGCGGCAATACGCAGCGCCCCTGTGCCGCCCGGCGCCTGAGCTGTTACGGCGCGGCCAGCATCAAGCACTGGGTGGGCTTCACCAAACAGCAACCCCTGCACCACCTTGTTGTACAGGGTTACGCCTTCGATGCCCAGATAGTTCTTGGTGGTTTCCTCGTCCAGCAGAATGGCTTCGGCCTGCTTAACGGATTTCAGTACCGGCGTCTGCCCTGCCTCATCTTTATAGATCCCTACCCCGAGGTTGACTTTATCGGTCCGTGGATCGGCCTTAAAGGCGTCGGTCAGACCTAAAATCGGATCGGCGGGTGCGGGTACAACCTGGGAAAATATCATGGGATCTATCCTTTATTCAGTGAGGGTAACGAAAACCGCATAGTTATAGCATTGCGCGCCGCAGCCGTTAAGCCATGCCTAAAGATTCTTTGTGAAAATCTCTAATAGATGAATATTCGTCAAAATTTTGAATAAAACTTTGATAAGTATAAAACGGATTTGAAATGGGAGAGTGTTGGAACTTGAAGTGGAGGCGCGACCCGGAGTCGAACCGAGATCGACGGATTTGCAATCCGCAGCATAGCCATTCTGCCATCGCGCCACAAAGTGAATAAGGAAAGATTGGAGCGACATATCGGGTTCGAACCGATGACCTATACCTTGGCAAGGTATCGCTCTACCAACTGAGCTAATGTCGCATTTGTCGCGTATAACCTCGTCAAACTAGGCTTGGTATCGCTGCCTTTGCCTGACTGAGCTAATATCGCATTTCCTTACTGCCAACAGAGTTCCCTGTCAGCGAGTTGCATTCTACCTTTTTCGATCGACCAGTCAACGGCTTTTTGCCCCGAAATGTGCTGTCTGGCGGTTAATTGTGCGAACAATAACAAAAGCCCGGCATTGCCGGGCTTTTTAGCTGTCAACCTGATGCTGATTACTCAGACACAGGCAGTGACAGGTGGTTCAGGCCGAGCATTTTCTGCATCACGCCCACTACCTGACAGCTGTAACCAAACTCGTTGTCGTACCACACATACAGGATGGCGCGTTTACCATCGGCGATAGTGGCTTCGGAGTCAACTACACCGGCGTAACGTGAACCAACCAGGTCGCTGGATACGATTTCAGTGGAGTTGGTGAAATCGATTTGGTTTTGCAGCGGTGAGTGCAGCGCGACATCCAACAGATAATTGTTGATATCGTCTTTGCTGGTCTCAGCATTCAGGTTCAGGCTCAAAATAGCCATGGACACGTTTGGTGTAGGTACGCGGATAGCGTTACCGGTCAAACGACCTGCCAATACTGGCAGCGCTTTGGCAACGGCCTTGGCTGCGCCTGTCTCGGTGATAACCATGTTCAGCGGTGCGCTGCGACCACGGCGATCGGCCTTGTGGTAGTTATCGATGAGGTTCTGGTCATTGGTGTATGAGTGGATGGTTTCCACGTGACCGTTTTCGATACCGTACTTGTCGTTGATGGC
It encodes the following:
- the yvcK gene encoding uridine diphosphate-N-acetylglucosamine-binding protein YvcK, giving the protein MDILQLNDYRKVVAIGGGHGLGRVLSSLSFLGPRLTGIVATTDNGGSTGRLRAQHDCIAWGDLRNCLSQLADRPSVGSLLFEYRFEGETELGGHNLGNLILYALDQLCVRPLDAVNLIRGMLKIECKLIPMSEQPTHLVALEACGNRVFGELDVDRLESHPIALSLEPMVEPTQEACQAIEEAELIVLGPGSFLTSTLPALLLPKIAAAIRRSKAKVILIDNLTAEVSAAANHLSLKERIDWCHQLIGKPMIERVLCHADEERVDGICHYLPLKSKHHRGLHDTQALAKAIMSPMGRSRLIA
- a CDS encoding FixH family protein codes for the protein MSEQQAWYKQFWPWFLIILPMCAVIASFTTLKIALDNSDSLVAEEYYKKGKAINMDLSKIQYARQLGMQFLLKVKDGSITIEQHGGPAYAAALDTRFYHPTIAERDFDKMLTQDASGLYRITPEKEISGFWEVRIESFDGKWRLQKRLELAEGKEHWLN
- the ccoS gene encoding cbb3-type cytochrome oxidase assembly protein CcoS gives rise to the protein MSIIYVLIPIAMLFVLIAVGVFFWAVRSEQFDDLDRQGASILFEEDKPNKAVKAHSDNPADKDSNAESQ
- a CDS encoding sulfite exporter TauE/SafE family protein, which translates into the protein MMEYNLLGALVVGLMGAGHCFGMCGGLVGAFSSQIPAPQRHQNPLAHRLSFLLAYNLGRVGSYTLAGALAGGLTGGLAFLFDAQSLLLVMRFVAGVMMIVLGLYIAKIWAGVTALENVGRVLWKRLEPVGRRMLPLDTQLKSFSAGAVWGWLPCGLVYSTLTWSVASGSALHGALIMLCFGLGTLPALLSAGIAAKTLANWLQNRTVRWLSGALLVAFGLQTLYIGVAQLG
- a CDS encoding DUF2987 domain-containing protein, encoding MMKRTIKLCLLSSLLLSMPGFAGKVSLEYAGFHDRLKVVNRGEYPRVELTFSVPQTEGCKIVSGEITTETKRFPLTFTEDQRLYIPFDDELKTMRALVELETQGDAEGCGLALQIRERVPKAAYTAADLSALKQEMDDLQAALQGFPMKYFAKPADGIRFVFDEAETTVSRNGIESVVNGEFILGSNEIDATETLKFSKAAAVVSPWFNRAQ
- a CDS encoding glucosaminidase domain-containing protein translates to MDAPRNTMKTLPTLSQTTRLPDFETYQDVGEKKAAFFDFLRPIVQEINQSTLKKRENVNRMLVKLNSGQALSRKESKALARLAAEYGIEEATELATAERLLKRIDIVPESLVLVQAANESGWGSSRFAKEGLNLFGQWCYSKGCGIVPSARGQDMSHEVTVFNTVEDAIASYINNLNTHPAYQLFRAIRAEQRLKGQEPDASSLVYGLLNYSERREAYVDELLQMLRHNQKYLETNDETDNQAVSAV
- a CDS encoding amino acid aminotransferase, with the protein product MIFSQVVPAPADPILGLTDAFKADPRTDKVNLGVGIYKDEAGQTPVLKSVKQAEAILLDEETTKNYLGIEGVTLYNKVVQGLLFGEAHPVLDAGRAVTAQAPGGTGALRIAAEFVVRNTQSRVIWVSNPTWANHQNIFETAGLTVKEYGYYDAARHGIDFDAMLSSLDAAVEGDLVLLHGCCHNPTGIDLTLEQWQKVGELCAAKGLIPLFDFAYQGFGRGIEEDAEGLRLVASMVPELLIANSFSKNFGLYNERIGAVTLVGATNDEAKVAFSQIKRTIRANYSNPPAHGAMIVSTILSRPELKAQWEQELAEMRERIAKMRTLFVESLAAAGVTQDFSFISHQMGMFSFSGLNKAQVEALKNEHGVYIVGSGRISVAGMTQSNMPAICKAIAAVLA
- the ttcA gene encoding tRNA 2-thiocytidine(32) synthetase TtcA → MSEIQQDELSKKQITRLNKLQKRLRREVGSAIADYNMIEEGDRVMCCLSGGKDSYAMLDILINLQQRAPVSFEIVAVNLDQKQPGFPEHILPAYLDSLGIPYHILEKDTYSIVKDKIPEGKTTCSLCSRLRRGTLYGFAQRIGATKIALGHHRDDIIETLFLNMFYGGKMKAMPPKLLSDDGANVVIRPLAYCREKDIEEYAQLKNFPIIPCNLCGSQENLKRAAIKDMLKQWDRQHPGRIETIFTAMQNTAPSQGVDREQFDFVSLKQDPNAEFRGDVAEADLPAFDFMDVSNSGHIDLDKAAKPVGERIDIVSTFTP
- the etrA gene encoding electron transport transcriptional regulator EtrA, coding for MPIEQNKLRRPAATGCTIHCHDCSMGTLCIPFTLNSNELDQLDNIIERKKPIQKGEQIFKSGDSLKSLYAIRSGTIKSYTITEQGDEQITGFHLAGDVIGFDGIHAQTHQSFAQALETSMVCEIPFNTLDDLSGSMPKLRQQIMRLMSNEIMSDQEMILLLSKKNAEERLAAFIANLATRYGNRGFSQREFRLTMTRGDIGNYLGLTVETISRLLGRFQKSGLIEVKGKYITILDFAGLNSLAGNARIAR
- a CDS encoding heavy metal translocating P-type ATPase, with the protein product MSQQPCFHCNEPVLTGNQFITRIDGKDEIMCCPGCQAVSQAIVDAGLLSYYTYRTEPGSRQTALVPESLNHYSAYDLPEVQQDFVHGRDGLDEVTLSIDGITCAACAWLIEHKLQHVEGVERIQVNSTTQRAFIRWQPGKIKLSELLSAIGSIGYSAAPFQLDDQEVVAKRNTRRFLLRLGLAGFATMQVMMFALALYAGYFTDLETEFRDYFRWVSMIFAAPVVFYSAQPFYFSAIRAILSGKLNMDVSVSIAICGAYIASCVATINGTGEVYFESVSMFTFFLLLGRYFEQNARQKASVSSSNLHKLVPLTASLVTDSGVEEIPAKKLAVGDVILVSPGDVIAADGAVVDGLSGVNESMLTGEQLPIAKGIGAEVYAGTINLEQPLKVKVTATGQDQLVAEIIRLQEMASNAKPAIALTADKLARYFSATILTIAAITYVVWRQFAPEDAFWVTLSVLVATCPCALALATPTAVTCATGLFTRLGIISRNGSVFEKLPRLNQVVFDKTGTLTCGHFSLGEVKLFSEMDKDQALAIASALEKGSLHPIAKLFSQFPTKFSAAEPATQVGFGVSGLIDGSRYYIGSGEYLEVAVASKLTGQWVYLGNDTGLIAAFEIQDKLRDDARHTLDTLRASGLGVSIASGDTSLHLSNVANTLGVNDVHGGLKPADKLAFIEKHRSEGKVVAMFGDGINDAPVLAGADLSVAMGSGSAVAKNSADLILLGDHLSRFIDAVTIARSTNRIIRQNLAWALGYNVFILPLAVTGHVVPYIAAIGMSASSLIVVGNSLRLLRLKP
- the uspE gene encoding universal stress protein UspE, with protein sequence MKDYQKLLVVIDPTNDRQVALERAVELAAKNQGSITVFLSIFDFSYEMTSILSAHEREAMRKGVIDQRVAWLGDILTPYVNKGLEIETKVVWHNRPFESIINFAIEGEFDVIIKGTHEHDKLKAVIFTPTDWHLMRKAPVPVLLVKEHDWPVDGKILCAVNVATEDPEHQQLNGKIIEHAKALAAQFNAHVHLVNGYPGTPVNLAIELPNFDAHSYNESIRLQHEQRVQYLAGAYGINPDHCHVKEGLPEDVIPELAVALDAELVILGTVGRTGFSAALIGNTAEHVIDSLNCDLLAIKPDGYKSPLVEG